The following DNA comes from Anopheles arabiensis isolate DONGOLA chromosome 3, AaraD3, whole genome shotgun sequence.
GATCGGATTGTTCGATTTCACTGCCGGCATTTCCTTGTTCACCATCGTTTGCTTGCAGGTGAGCCGCTCGCCCGGCGACACGATACCGTCCGTATCGAGACACTCATGCTTGGCGATTATCTTCCCAGTCACTCCATCCTTCATCGGGCCCATGATACGATCGAACGTTTGGTTGCTGTACCGCTTGATCGTACACTTGCTGTTCTTGTACACGAGACACCGGCCGTACCCACGGTCGATCGACGCTTTGTTCAGTATCAACGCATCCTCAATGTCGTACCCGGAGTAGCTCATTACGGCGACGGTTGCGTTTTGGCCCGCCGGCAGCTTGTCGAAATTCGTCAGTTCGATCGTGCGCGATCGTACCATCGGACTCTGCGGATACACGATATTGTACATCAGCGTGTCGATGCGGTTCTTCTGATTGTAGCCGATGATGCCCATCGCCTGCTTTCCCATTGCACACTGGTACGTGTTACGGGGGCTCTGGTTGTGGTGCGGGTACGGTACCAACCCGGCACAGACCCCCAACAGCGTGAACGGTTCAATCTCCAAGTGGGTCGTCTTTTCCGGATCAATGTCACGCTCCTGGTACGCGATGAATGAATCATTCTCCTCATTCACGTCCAAATACTCGATCAGCCCATCGTGCAGGAAGTCATCGAACTTGCGCAATCCAAGCTTCATCTGCTCGAGGTGCTCCTGCAGCACGAGCGGACGCCCCGCCTGCACGATAATGTACGGCCGGCACAGTCTTCCCCCGTCGGTGTGAATGTAAACGCAGCGCTGCGTGAACGACGTATGAATCGACACGAACGCACCGATCAGTCCACGACGGCGCATCATACGGAACACCTCCACCAGCCGCCGGTAAGCGATCGTCACGCCCAATATGTTACCGTTGATGAACACCATAAACACCTTCGGATTGTTGATCGTTTCACCACCCAGCAGGCGGATGTCTTCCACGCCCGCATTGTACGCCAACCGTATGACCGGTTCCTCGTCCACCTCCGTCGTGATGTGCGTCATGAGGGCGAGATTTTTCACCAACCCGCACGCCTCACCCTCGGGCGTATCGGAAGGGCACAGCATGCCCCACTGGCTcggctgcagcgagcgtggccCCGACACTTTGCGCGTCTTCTCGAACTGGGAGTTGACGCGCGTCATCATGCCGAGGGCGGAGATGTAGCTGAGCCGCGACAGCACCTGCGTAACGCCCGCCCGCTCCATCTTGAACCGCTTGATCGTCCAGTTGCCCGTCGAGATGGCCGTTTCCAGGCCGGCTGTAATCAGCGCCTCCCTCATGTGCTTTCCCACATCGAACTGGGCTGCCTTTATCTTCGGAATGTTCTTGTCCGCAATCATCTTCAGCTCCCAGTTGAACCGCTTGAACAGATCCTCAAACATCAGCGAAAGCAGCGAGCCGGCCAACTCCAGCCGCTTGTTGCCGTAGTAGTCCCGATCGTCCACCGCACTGCGATCTAGCTCGGCCGCCATCACGCGGCGTATCATCAGCGCCACGTAGATCGCTTTCACCTGAAAGTTAAAGCTCGGTACGGGCACGTGCGCCAGGATCGTAGTGGCAAGTAGATCGCGTGCCTCATCGGCGGTCGTTTTATACTTCGTTGCTGCCGTTGTGAACCGTTTCGCAATCAACTTCGACCCCATATACTCCAACGCACGCTGCTGCGTAAACACCTTATGGTTGGCCGCTTCCAGCAGCGACGGTGCGAAGCGCTTCTGCGTCTCCGGATCGATACCGACGAGCTGCATAATCTCCTGATCCGACGCAATGCCCATCGCCTTCAGTATGATCGCGACCGGGATTTCCTCCGTCATGGAGTTGTGCTTCAGATAGTACCGGCCGTGCTTCGTCAGCAGGATGGTGCGCGATTTCTTCTCGTGCGTCGAGCTCGTCACCTGACACTGGATCACGCCGTTGTAATCCTCCGTGATCATTTTGTTCCAGCTCAGCTGCTCCTGGATGAGAATTACCTTCTCCGTGCCGCGGATGATAAAGTAACCGCCCGGATCCATCGGACACTCGTTCACCTTCGACAGCTGGTAGTCCGATTTGCCCGTCAGCACACAGTTGGACGAGCGCAGCATTATGGGCATACGGCCGATGAGCAGCCCGTTCCGCACGACACGCTGCGTGCCGCGGGTGTACTCAATGTCGACGGTGATCGGTGCCGAGTAGGTCATGTCCCGCAGCCGGCATTCGTGCGGTGTGGTGGATTTCGTGTTGTTGAAACCCTCCTCCACATCCGGCTTGCCGACGTGTACGTTCAGGTACTTGAGGTAGAAGCACGGATCGGCATCACTCTTTACCTCCTGGTTGGCCTGCACAATCTTCTTGATGTCCACGTTGATGAAGTAGTTGAACGAGTCGATGTGCTGCTTTACCAACCCCTTCACCTGCAGGAACGCCGGCACCAGTTTCCATTTTTCCTGCCAAAGAGAATTACAAGCAGAAGGTTACACTTAGAGCACGTTGCGAGGATTTGCATGAtgcaagcgtgtgtgtgtgtgtgtgttttcccctTTCGAACCTCTAGGGCACGTTGCACTTTCTTGTAGTTTTTGCCCTCTTCCTTCCAGTGTTTCTCCTCGCCATGCATCGTGCTGGCGGTGGGAAAGGTTCGTTTGCAGTTCAGCACAAGTCAGGAGTgggaaatgtgtgtgttttcacgaaattttactgattttttgcAACGAAATGCAACGCACAGCCAGAACGTGCTCGGTTGTAAACAACGTTTTGACGTTTCGTGCCGGTCGGACAGGGGTGGCGAACTACAAATTTTAAAGGATGCgtataattttataaataatttactcTTTATTTCACGATTCAGTGGCAACATATAACATACTTCTTGAAACACCATATTAAAGCTgaaatagaaaagaaatattatttaaaacatttaatcGAAATATTACAAACCACAAATCTCGCTTTGACATCTCTGATGTAAACAACACGTGCAGGCGAGCTGTTTTTCGAGCAGTTCGAGCGGTCCCTCTGTTTTGCTCGACACTCTTTACAAACCTTGGTTTTATTCAATTGAGCAATTTCGTGGACTTTCTCAATATTCTTCCTCAAATAATTTCCACGaaacttatttttatttatttttcgatGCGATACATAcatcaaaaataatatttttaacattacCTGTCAAATTTGCACGAACAACCCCAGTGTGGGACATTCATCTCTTTCCCTTTTGTTATGCTCGTTCGCAACAAAATGCCAACAGCATACTTTGTGCTGCTACGAACAGCTGCAGAAGGAGGggatgaaagaaagaaagaaaaaaacacgcaccagTCCCATGTACGATCAAATACGATCGTCGACTGGTTTAGTCATACTTTCACATTCATTCGGTTCGGATTGCTTTACAGCAGCATTTGGGAGAATAAAGTGGCTGTGCAGATCAAGTGATCGTTTGTAGTGCATTGTACGTATATCATAGCGAATAAAGTAATCTCAATAATTAAGAATTTATCAAGAAATGAGAGTGTACTAGAGTGTTGATTGCATAAAACCAGTTGAAATGTGTCACGAATTGCACGAATTGCATAGGTACAGATCTAATGCCGTAACCAGATTGATCAATTGACTTACTGACACGGATCGAAAATAGTGCCAAATTATGCGTCCGCAAGCCGACCAGTGTTTGGTGCCGATTCGTGCCCGGAATACGTGCTAATGAGTGTCACTCCAAACAAATCCGAAAAGAAGCTCATAACACAATCGAACCACCGCCTCGATTTACTTGCCTGGCATTTCGTGACATTTGGTTTGGCTGCAGCCTTGATAAAGTTTCCGTCGCACGCCACCACCCCGTGGATGTGATGGCGGGGCGCAATGATCGTAA
Coding sequences within:
- the LOC120904988 gene encoding DNA-directed RNA polymerase III subunit RPC2, producing MHGEEKHWKEEGKNYKKVQRALEEKWKLVPAFLQVKGLVKQHIDSFNYFINVDIKKIVQANQEVKSDADPCFYLKYLNVHVGKPDVEEGFNNTKSTTPHECRLRDMTYSAPITVDIEYTRGTQRVVRNGLLIGRMPIMLRSSNCVLTGKSDYQLSKVNECPMDPGGYFIIRGTEKVILIQEQLSWNKMITEDYNGVIQCQVTSSTHEKKSRTILLTKHGRYYLKHNSMTEEIPVAIILKAMGIASDQEIMQLVGIDPETQKRFAPSLLEAANHKVFTQQRALEYMGSKLIAKRFTTAATKYKTTADEARDLLATTILAHVPVPSFNFQVKAIYVALMIRRVMAAELDRSAVDDRDYYGNKRLELAGSLLSLMFEDLFKRFNWELKMIADKNIPKIKAAQFDVGKHMREALITAGLETAISTGNWTIKRFKMERAGVTQVLSRLSYISALGMMTRVNSQFEKTRKVSGPRSLQPSQWGMLCPSDTPEGEACGLVKNLALMTHITTEVDEEPVIRLAYNAGVEDIRLLGGETINNPKVFMVFINGNILGVTIAYRRLVEVFRMMRRRGLIGAFVSIHTSFTQRCVYIHTDGGRLCRPYIIVQAGRPLVLQEHLEQMKLGLRKFDDFLHDGLIEYLDVNEENDSFIAYQERDIDPEKTTHLEIEPFTLLGVCAGLVPYPHHNQSPRNTYQCAMGKQAMGIIGYNQKNRIDTLMYNIVYPQSPMVRSRTIELTNFDKLPAGQNATVAVMSYSGYDIEDALILNKASIDRGYGRCLVYKNSKCTIKRYSNQTFDRIMGPMKDGVTGKIIAKHECLDTDGIVSPGERLTCKQTMVNKEMPAVKSNNPIEQKESGQQPIAYSAVPVTYKGTEPSYAERVLVSTNNEEEFLVKILLRQTRRPEIGDKFSSRHGQKGVTGLIVEQEDLPFNDYGMSPDMVMNPHGFPSRMTVGKTLELLGSKAGVLEGKFHYGTAFGGSKCSDLQDELFNHGFNYLGKDVFYSGITGEPLEVYIYSGPVYYQKLKHMVQDKMHARARGPRAVLTRQPTQGRSREGGLRLGEMERDCLISYGASMLIMERLMISSDAFDVDVCNVCGRLAYSSWCHNCRSSASVSTISMPYACKLLFQELTSMNIVPRLKLQNY